In the genome of bacterium, the window CGAAGAAATCCGCCGCGGGAGTCTGCTCGAGCAGCCGACCTCGATGCAAGAAGAGGATCTCGTCGGCCATGCGCTCCGCCTGGGCGAGGTCGTGGGTCGTCATCACGATCTTCGTGCCGCTGGCGCGGACCGCGGAAATGGCTTCTTCCAACGCGCGCGTCGAGCCGGGATCGAGAGCGGCGGCGGGCTCGTCGAGGAAGAGCACGCTCGGGTCCATGGCCCAGGCCCGTGCCAAGGCGAGGCGTTGCTGCTCGCCGCCCGAGAGCTGGCGCGCGGGCCGATCTGCAAGCGGTAGCAGGCGGGTTTCTCTCAGCACGGTTTCGACGCGATCGGAACGCTCGGGTTTCGGTACCCGCCGCAAACGCAGGGCGAAATCCACGTTGGCCCAGGCGGAGCGTCGCAGCAGCATCGGGCGTTGGAATACCAGGGCCCGGCCGCGGGCGGCCTGTTGGGCATCGGGCCCGTCCCAGACCACGCGGCCAGCGTCCGGTGGAAGCAGGCCGTTGCAGACCCGCAATGCCAATGTCTTCCCCGCGCCATTCGGTCCGAGGATCACGCTGCAGGGGCCTCGTTCGAGCCGGAAGCTGAGTTCGTCGAGCAACCGGGCGCCGCCCCGCTCGAGCACCACGGCTTCGAGCCGAAGCGGGAGGATGCGCAGCC includes:
- a CDS encoding ATP-binding cassette domain-containing protein, producing the protein MAVLSGCRRLRAVRQPDPQAGAVQPDHQSVGAQPDRRSTGARPDRLRILPLRLEAVVLERGGARLLDELSFRLERGPCSVILGPNGAGKTLALRVCNGLLPPDAGRVVWDGPDAQQAARGRALVFQRPMLLRRSAWANVDFALRLRRVPKPERSDRVETVLRETRLLPLADRPARQLSGGEQQRLALARAWAMDPSVLFLDEPAAALDPGSTRALEEAISAVRASGTKIVMTTHDLAQAERMADEILFLHRGRLLEQTPAADFFDAPTTDEARAFLKGEVL